From the genome of Globicephala melas chromosome 11, mGloMel1.2, whole genome shotgun sequence, one region includes:
- the LOC132598096 gene encoding uncharacterized protein, giving the protein MGKPLSRPDCLRQNPPCVGKGEEEEDLNIEDCYVPQRSIYDTVRLNEQIDSGSKGSLSSRHFTDRTLPYSHRTLDVSSLCSNGALASSSAFELRGRETHKLDEKMIFDALKLNSDIIRSTGLPKAKSHAEKKEHRRSWRMFVPANFMDYANKSESSFVEPPDLSDAVTKAGKCRGGSNSLTSEEDDSGLCSPPAEREEKQGILPGDPSRIRSLSSAEDIHIAEQYRPFFSVNSISEQKIPLLSCRSAHLDDNFKTILHDVSPPEETKRVNGQREIRGENCCLQNDVKESTLKADPFILPREGENKCISNPREEGKTYGPGELQSTARSREFMGGSPEDLPLPHTDLGGNDVDGGSASLVENLTLLTQYDLEESNVASQEDMEAPLSAQEMEAIPMQCSPKFRAVRKKATARKTRARAGTLDPVCNGFHSVQVINGDGKFCDAQGLW; this is encoded by the coding sequence ATGGGCAAGCCGCTGAGCAGACCGGACTGTTTACGTCAGAATCCCCCCTGTGTAGGGAagggtgaggaagaggaggaCCTCAACATCGAGGACTGTTACGTCCCGCAGCGCTCCATCTACGACACGGTTAGGCTGAATGAGCAGATCGACTCTGGTTCCAAGGGAAGCCTGTCTTCCAGGCATTTCACAGATCGGACTTTACCCTACAGTCACAGAACACTGGATGTCAGTTCTTTATGCTCCAATGGTGCCCTTGCTTCTTCCAGTGCATTTGAGCTGAGAGGCCGTGAAACTCACAAACTCGATGAAAAGATGATCTTTGATGCCCTCAAACTGAATAGCGATATCATCCGAAGCACAGGATTACCCAAAGCCAAATCTCACGCAGAAAAGAAAGAGCATAGACGGTCATGGCGAATGTTCGTCCCAGCCAATTTTATGGATTATGCAAACAAAAGTGAAAGCTCTTTTGTTGAACCTCCTGATCTGTCAGATGCTGTTACCAAGGCTGGCAAGTGCAGAGGGGGTAGTAATTCTCTCACGTCGGAGGAGGATGACTCTGGGTTATGCAGTCCTCCAGCcgagagggaagaaaaacaggGCATTTTACCTGGAGACCCATCCCGAATTAGAAGCTTGTCTTCTGCTGAAGATATTCACATAGCAGAGCAATATAGaccctttttttctgttaattccaTCAGCGAACAGAAAATCCCCTTGCTTTCATGCAGAAGCGCCCACCTTGATGACAACTTCAAAACGATTTTACATGATGTTTCTCCACCAGAGGAAACAAAACGTGTCAACGGTCAAAGGGAAATCCGTGGTGAAAATTGCTGCCTGCAGAATGATGTCAAAGAGAGCACTCTTAAGGCTGACCCATTCATTTTGCcaagagagggagaaaacaaGTGTATTTCTAAccccagagaagaaggaaaaacatatGGACCAGGAGAATTACAAAGCACAGCACGAAGTAGGGAATTTATGGGAGGTTCTCCTGAGGATTTGCCTCTCCCTCACACAGATCTGGGGGGAAATGATGTAGATGGGGGTAGTGCAAGTTTAGTAGAAAACCTGACATTATTGACACAATACGATTTGGAAGAATCCAACGTAGCATCTCAAGAGGACATGGAGGCTCCCCTTTCTGCCCAGGAGATGGAGGCGATCCCTATGCAATGCTCCCCCAAATTCAGAGCAGTAAGAAAGAAAGCCACTGCCCGAAAAACAAGGGCCCGGGCAGGAACCTTGGACCCTGTCTGTAATGGCTTTCACTCAGTTCAGGTAATTAACGGAGATGGGAAATTCTGTGATGCCCAAGGTCTGTGGTAG